The Synergistaceae bacterium DNA segment TGGGCAGGACATTCCCTCTATTGATACAGAGAAAATTGCACCGCAATTTTCTTCGCTGTCCCGCCGACAATGACCGCCGAAACAGCGGCAACAGCTCTGACGGTTGCAAAACGAGAACGCCCGTCACGGGAGAAAGGACACTATGGCAAGACACAGCTTCATACAGATGACGAAGCTGCCAAATGTCAAAGGACGCATTTCGTATATCACAAGCAAATCAAGGCAGGAGAACCTTTACGCCACCTACCGCACCGCTGATAATGCCTTTTGGAGCAACCTTGCAAGGGAAAGCCAGCAGGAATTTAAGCGAAGCGGAACGGAAGGAAAATGTATCGAAGCAAGGGAACTGGTTATCGCTCTGCCCGAAACTTTCACACAGTACGAACCGCAGGAGCTACTGCAACGGTTTACAGACGAGTTCCGTAAAAGGTATGGTGTGGAATGTGTATCGGCACTGCACCACAACAAACGCAAGACCAATTACCACATTCATCTGATATTCAGCGAAAGGACTTTACTCCCCGAAGCTGACATCAAGATTGCCACCCGAAGCGTATTTTATGATGAAACAGGTAAAAGGGTTCGCACCAAGAAAGAGATAACCGGCGAGGACGGAAAAATCCGTCAAGGCTGCACCGTCATCAAGAAAGGCGAGGTTTATGAAAACCATCTCTTTTCGGTAAAGGATGACTGCTACAAGAGCGAAGCATTTCTTGAGGGAGAAAAAGAGTTTTACACCGCTCTTATCAACAGCTATATTTCCGATCCCGAACAGCACCTGAAAGTATTTGATAACAACAGCGTGTATCTGCCTACTAAGAAAATCGGCAAGAACAATCCGAAAGAAGCGGAGATAAAAGCCGATAACGAAGCAAGGCAGGAATGGAACAGGACAGCGGATATGGCTCTTGTTACGGGAATTGCAGAAGCAAAGATAATGGAAATCAAGCAGACTGAGATACAGGACAAGGCAAGCGAGTCCATCCGTAAAAGCGGCTGGCTGCCTGATATGTTCCGCAGTATCATCGGCAAGGCAAAAGATTTTCTGCAAACTCTTATCCGTGAACAGGATATGCCTCCGAAGCCTACGCTCAATATCAATATGACGGAGTTCCGCATTATGCAGCAGCTTATGATACGAGTACAGGACAGTGCAAAGGAAATCAAGCATTTGCAGAACCGAGTATTACCGAAGCTGAAACAGGAGCTAAAAGACACCACAGGGCTTTTCAAGGGTAAGGAACGAAAGGCACTTGCCGAGAAGATACAGCAGACAGAGGAAGAAATCTCCGAAAAGCTGGACAAGCTCCCTGATATTCTGAAAGAGGACGGTTATCCCGATGTTCAGGCATTTATGGCAACCTACCGAGAAATGGAGGAGGTTGTGGAACGCTATAAGCGTGAGGTATGGGAATACAATCTGAAGCTCAAGCAGAAAGAAAATCCAGCCAAGAAACCGCCCGAAAAGCAGAGCGTCAGAGAACATCTCCGACAGCTTCAGGAAAAAGGCAGACAGCAGTCCCACAAAAAGAAATCCTTTGACAGAGACAGGTAACTTTGGAATTGACAACAACACCGCAGGGCATTCCTGTCTTGCGGACTTACATACATTTGCAGAAAGCACCCTGCAAGACAAAATCTTGCAGGGTGCTTCCACTGTCAGGATATCATATCACAAATCAATCTTCTCAAAGTTTTTTATTGACCGATGCATAGAAACTACGGTTAGCAGTGCAAAAGAGGCTATGCCAACCATAAATACACTCACCTGTAAACCGATATGCTCAAAGCCAAAAGCGTTCAGAGCCGAAAGTACTGGGATATGAAAGAGCGTCTCACCAATGCCTACAACAACAAAAGCGGCGACAATAAACGCAACAAATGGCTTTGCAAATTTATATGCTGTCTTGAAAAAACCGCCGACGAATATCAAATTGAACAGTCCTAAAATCAGCAACACAAAGCCAAGATACACAAGGTTGGCGTTCATCAGAGCGTTGTTTCTGTATACAGCAGCCTCCGATAATAATGTCATACGAATAAGTACAGCCACCGACGTCAGGATAAAATAACCAAGCTCCACCACAATGCAAAACGCATATTTCGCTCTTACAATATCACCTTTGGCAACAGGCAAAAGGGCGGTATAGGTAATGTCGTTCGCTTCTCTTGCGCTTTGGAACGACTGAAATAGTCCAAGGCATACAAAAAAGGAGCTGACGAGTATAGGATAGCCCGGCACAAATGCCATCAGTCCAAACACGATAAATATGTAAGAAAGAGGTGAAGCGGCAAGTTTCATTTCTTTTTTGAGTAGTTTTATCATACCTTGTCACCTCTTTCCATTCGTAATATACTTTCTTCCAAAGTTTCACCGTCTTTACAATAGTTTTTGCAAAAGTCATCCTTAGAACAGTTGGCAACAAGTCTGCCGTTTCGGATATACATAATATCATCAGCACATTTTTCTATATCCGAAGTGATGTGCGTTGAAAACAGCACAGCAACCCCTCTGTTTTTTAGTTCAATAAATAATTCCAGCAATTCGTCTCTGGAAAATGGATCAAGTCCGCTTGTTGGTTCGTCTAAAATCAGGATTTCTGCCCTGTGTGAAAGGGCGAGAAGAAGATTGAATTTTACTTTCATTCCTTCTGAAAGTTCGCAAGGCATCTTGCTTTCGTCAAGTGAGAACATTTCAAGATATTTCCGGTACGCTCCTTCGTCCCAATTCTGATAAAGGGTTTGCGTAACAGCAACAATATTTTTTATTTTCTTTTTCGGATAATAGTTGACTGCACCAGTGGAGAAGCCGATACGTTGCTTGATTTCCCGCTCATTACCTGAAAACGGCAAATCAAAATAACAAATCTCACTGCAATCTGTATGAACAAGTCCCAAAATGGATTTTATCGTTGTGGTTTTACCTGCTCCATTTCTGCCAATAAAACCAGTAATTCGCCCAGCGTTCAATTTAAAAGAAATGTCGGACAACACAAAAGGGGGATATGATTTACTTAAGTTTTTGATATTACAAAGTGTCATCATTCATCCTCCTCAGCGGATTCAAATATAGCGGCAGCGAACTGTGAAAACGTTGTTTTCGGAGGAATTGCAATTCCTCGCTTCTCATCTCCCAAAAGCACCAGTGTGTCGCCAGGTTTAATGTCGAATAATTCTCTTGCTTGCTTTGGTATAACAATTTGTCCTTTTTCGCCCACTGTGGCAGTCCAAGCATATTTTCCTTTCGGCTTTGGCATAAGAACATCTCCTTTATAAAGTATGATTTGTATAACTAATTATACTTCCGCCTTTTTTCTTTGTCAACAGTTCTCTCGCAAATCTGTAGCATTTTTGCAAAAATCGAATCGCTAATATAAAACCATTATCACCCGAAAACAAGTCTTAAAAAGCCTTGTATAGCAAGGAAAATGACGCTAAAAAGCGTTACTATTAAACAAAGGGCGAAGATACCAATAAAAGTATCTTCGCCCTCAAATAATGCTATGCGAAAATCAGTTCG contains these protein-coding regions:
- a CDS encoding MobA/MobL family protein, whose translation is MARHSFIQMTKLPNVKGRISYITSKSRQENLYATYRTADNAFWSNLARESQQEFKRSGTEGKCIEARELVIALPETFTQYEPQELLQRFTDEFRKRYGVECVSALHHNKRKTNYHIHLIFSERTLLPEADIKIATRSVFYDETGKRVRTKKEITGEDGKIRQGCTVIKKGEVYENHLFSVKDDCYKSEAFLEGEKEFYTALINSYISDPEQHLKVFDNNSVYLPTKKIGKNNPKEAEIKADNEARQEWNRTADMALVTGIAEAKIMEIKQTEIQDKASESIRKSGWLPDMFRSIIGKAKDFLQTLIREQDMPPKPTLNINMTEFRIMQQLMIRVQDSAKEIKHLQNRVLPKLKQELKDTTGLFKGKERKALAEKIQQTEEEISEKLDKLPDILKEDGYPDVQAFMATYREMEEVVERYKREVWEYNLKLKQKENPAKKPPEKQSVREHLRQLQEKGRQQSHKKKSFDRDR
- a CDS encoding ABC-2 transporter permease, whose product is MIKLLKKEMKLAASPLSYIFIVFGLMAFVPGYPILVSSFFVCLGLFQSFQSAREANDITYTALLPVAKGDIVRAKYAFCIVVELGYFILTSVAVLIRMTLLSEAAVYRNNALMNANLVYLGFVLLILGLFNLIFVGGFFKTAYKFAKPFVAFIVAAFVVVGIGETLFHIPVLSALNAFGFEHIGLQVSVFMVGIASFALLTVVSMHRSIKNFEKIDL
- a CDS encoding ABC transporter ATP-binding protein, with the translated sequence MMTLCNIKNLSKSYPPFVLSDISFKLNAGRITGFIGRNGAGKTTTIKSILGLVHTDCSEICYFDLPFSGNEREIKQRIGFSTGAVNYYPKKKIKNIVAVTQTLYQNWDEGAYRKYLEMFSLDESKMPCELSEGMKVKFNLLLALSHRAEILILDEPTSGLDPFSRDELLELFIELKNRGVAVLFSTHITSDIEKCADDIMYIRNGRLVANCSKDDFCKNYCKDGETLEESILRMERGDKV
- a CDS encoding AbrB/MazE/SpoVT family DNA-binding domain-containing protein, producing the protein MPKPKGKYAWTATVGEKGQIVIPKQARELFDIKPGDTLVLLGDEKRGIAIPPKTTFSQFAAAIFESAEEDE